The following coding sequences lie in one Pseudorasbora parva isolate DD20220531a chromosome 18, ASM2467924v1, whole genome shotgun sequence genomic window:
- the LOC137047029 gene encoding putative proline-rich protein 21, protein MESFQTKHLDVALACQACNHGQTKLNLTISEESSLADQLHPISFTPSVSPHQLHPISFTPSVSPHQLHPFSFTPSVPPHQLHPISFTPSASPHQLHPFSFTPSASPIQLHPISSTPSASPHQFHPISFTPSASPHQLHPISFTPSASPHQLHPISFTPSASPLQFHPISFTPSVPPHQLHPFSFTPSASPLQLHPISFTPSASPHQLHPISFTPSASPHQLHPISFTPSASPHQLHPISSTPSASPHQLHPISFTPSASPLQLHPISSTPSASPHQLYPISFTPSASPHQLHPISFTPSASTHQLHPISFTPSATPHQLHPISFTPSATPHQLHPISFTPSATPHQLHPISFTPSASPHQLHPISFTPSASPHQLHPFSFTPSASPHQLHPISFTPSVSPHQLHPIKKKLLKG, encoded by the coding sequence TTGGCAGATCAGCTTCACCCCATCAGCTTCACCCCATCAGTTTCACCCCATCAGCTTCACCCCATCAGCTTCACCCCTTCAGTTTCACCCCATCAGCTTCACCCATTCAGCTTCACCCCATCAGTTCCACCCCATCAGCTTCACCCCATCAGTTTCACCCCATCAGCTTCACCCCATCAGCTTCACCCCTTCAGTTTCACCCCATCAGCTTCACCCATTCAGCTTCACCCCATCAGTTCCACCCCATCAGCTTCACCCCATCAGTTCCACCCCATCAGCTTCACCCCATCAGCTTCACCCCATCAGCTTCACCCCATCAGCTTCACCCCATCAGCTTCACCCCATCAGCTTCACCCCATCAGCTTCACCCCATCAGCTTCACCCCTTCAGTTTCACCCCATCAGCTTCACCCCATCAGTTCCACCCCATCAGCTTCACCCCTTCAGTTTCACACCATCAGCTTCACCCCTTCAGCTTCACCCCATCAGCTTCACCCCTTCAGCTTCACCCCATCAGCTTCACCCCATCAGCTTCACCCCATCAGCTTCACCCCATCAGCTTCACCCCATCAGCTTCACCCCTTCAGCTTCACCCCATCAGCTTCACCCCATCAGTTCCACCCCATCAGCTTCACCCCATCAGCTTCACCCCATCAGCTTCACCCCATCAGCTTCACCCCTTCAGCTTCACCCCATCAGCTCCACCCCATCAGCTTCACCCCATCAGCTTTACCCCATCAGCTTCACCCCATCAGCTTCACCCCATCAGCTCCACCCCATCAGCTTCACCCCATCAGCTTCAACCCATCAGCTACACCCCATCAGCTTCACCCCATCAGCTACACCCCATCAGCTCCACCCCATCAGCTTCACCCCATCAGCTACACCCCATCAGCTACACCCCATCAGCTTCACCCCATCAGCTACACCCCATCAGCTACACCCCATCAGCTTCACCCCATCAGCTTCACCCCATCAGCTTCACCCCATCAGCTTCACCCCATCAGCTTCACCCCATCAGCTTCACCCCTTCAGTTTCACCCCATCAGCTTCACCCCATCAGCTTCACCCCATCAGCTTCACCCCATCCGTTTCACCCCATCAGCTTCACCCCAtcaaaaaaaaactgctgaaGGGTTAA